Proteins co-encoded in one Montipora capricornis isolate CH-2021 chromosome 12, ASM3666992v2, whole genome shotgun sequence genomic window:
- the LOC138027303 gene encoding uncharacterized protein isoform X3: MAKVFPMGSAAGYIGAAWSSVQALWSSGSGQHDLEIGTPGDGDILLHKEHKSVGAGWWYVEHVYKYSGDTTITGVVAKDNREDDTGGNPEIISGGLGEKHVTVKVTSKWQGGIDHTVYVFGKKKDLDQDSNMAEVISGAGPALHPVNSAGEAWTTMKDSRQHDLAVGTKEKGDILLHSEQKSGVGSHVYKYRGDNMITAVVAKDNMEDDTGGDPEITSGGPGEKHVTVKVTSRSGGGYNHTVSVFGKKQKLKRCNLF; the protein is encoded by the coding sequence ATGGCTAAAGTGTTTCCAATGGGTAGTGCAGCGGGGTATATTGGAGCAGCGTGGAGTTCAGTACAAGCATTGTGGTCCTCCGGTAGCGGACAACATGATCTCGAAATAGGCACGCCAGGAGATGGAGATATTCTTTTACACAAAGAGCACAAGAGTGTAGGTGCTGGGTGGTGGTATGTCGAGCACGTTTATAAATACAGCGGGGACACCACGATCACCGGTGTAGTGGCCAAAGATAACAGGGAAGATGATACAGGTGGCAACCCTGAGATCATTAGTGGTGGGCTCGGTGAAAAACATGTCACGGTGAAGGTTACTTCAAAATGGCAAGGAGGCATCGACCATACCGTTTACGtctttggcaaaaaaaaagatcttgatCAAGACAGTAACATGGCTGAAGTGATTTCAGGGGCTGGTCCAGCTCTGCATCCTGTCAACTCGGCTGGAGAAGCGTGGACAACAATGAAAGATAGCAGACAACATGATCTCGCAGTAGGCACGAAAGAAAAAGGTGATATCCTTTTACACTCAGAGCAAAAGAGTGGGGTGGGCTCCCACGTTTATAAATACAGAGGGGACAACATGATCACCGCTGTAGTGGCCAAAGATAACATGGAAGATGATACAGGCGGCGACCCTGAGATCACTAGTGGTGGACCTGGTGAAAAACATGTCACGGTGAAGGTTACTTCAAGATCTGGAGGAGGCTACAACCATACCGTTTCCGTCtttggcaaaaaacaaaaactcaagAGGTGTAATTTGTTCTAA
- the LOC138027303 gene encoding uncharacterized protein isoform X1: MTWAVLNLKSCVERYDFCSNMAKVFPMGSAAGYIGAAWSSVQALWSSGSGQHDLEIGTPGDGDILLHKEHKSVGAGWWYVEHVYKYSGDTTITGVVAKDNREDDTGGNPEIISGGLGEKHVTVKVTSKWQGGIDHTVYVFGKKKDLDQDSNMAEVISGAGPALHPVNSAGEAWTTMKDSRQHDLAVGTKEKGDILLHSEQKSGVGSHVYKYRGDNMITAVVAKDNMEDDTGGDPEITSGGPGEKHVTVKVTSRSGGGYNHTVSVFGKKQKLKRCNLF, from the coding sequence TAACATGGCTAAAGTGTTTCCAATGGGTAGTGCAGCGGGGTATATTGGAGCAGCGTGGAGTTCAGTACAAGCATTGTGGTCCTCCGGTAGCGGACAACATGATCTCGAAATAGGCACGCCAGGAGATGGAGATATTCTTTTACACAAAGAGCACAAGAGTGTAGGTGCTGGGTGGTGGTATGTCGAGCACGTTTATAAATACAGCGGGGACACCACGATCACCGGTGTAGTGGCCAAAGATAACAGGGAAGATGATACAGGTGGCAACCCTGAGATCATTAGTGGTGGGCTCGGTGAAAAACATGTCACGGTGAAGGTTACTTCAAAATGGCAAGGAGGCATCGACCATACCGTTTACGtctttggcaaaaaaaaagatcttgatCAAGACAGTAACATGGCTGAAGTGATTTCAGGGGCTGGTCCAGCTCTGCATCCTGTCAACTCGGCTGGAGAAGCGTGGACAACAATGAAAGATAGCAGACAACATGATCTCGCAGTAGGCACGAAAGAAAAAGGTGATATCCTTTTACACTCAGAGCAAAAGAGTGGGGTGGGCTCCCACGTTTATAAATACAGAGGGGACAACATGATCACCGCTGTAGTGGCCAAAGATAACATGGAAGATGATACAGGCGGCGACCCTGAGATCACTAGTGGTGGACCTGGTGAAAAACATGTCACGGTGAAGGTTACTTCAAGATCTGGAGGAGGCTACAACCATACCGTTTCCGTCtttggcaaaaaacaaaaactcaagAGGTGTAATTTGTTCTAA
- the LOC138027303 gene encoding uncharacterized protein isoform X2 gives METSNMAKVFPMGSAAGYIGAAWSSVQALWSSGSGQHDLEIGTPGDGDILLHKEHKSVGAGWWYVEHVYKYSGDTTITGVVAKDNREDDTGGNPEIISGGLGEKHVTVKVTSKWQGGIDHTVYVFGKKKDLDQDSNMAEVISGAGPALHPVNSAGEAWTTMKDSRQHDLAVGTKEKGDILLHSEQKSGVGSHVYKYRGDNMITAVVAKDNMEDDTGGDPEITSGGPGEKHVTVKVTSRSGGGYNHTVSVFGKKQKLKRCNLF, from the coding sequence TAACATGGCTAAAGTGTTTCCAATGGGTAGTGCAGCGGGGTATATTGGAGCAGCGTGGAGTTCAGTACAAGCATTGTGGTCCTCCGGTAGCGGACAACATGATCTCGAAATAGGCACGCCAGGAGATGGAGATATTCTTTTACACAAAGAGCACAAGAGTGTAGGTGCTGGGTGGTGGTATGTCGAGCACGTTTATAAATACAGCGGGGACACCACGATCACCGGTGTAGTGGCCAAAGATAACAGGGAAGATGATACAGGTGGCAACCCTGAGATCATTAGTGGTGGGCTCGGTGAAAAACATGTCACGGTGAAGGTTACTTCAAAATGGCAAGGAGGCATCGACCATACCGTTTACGtctttggcaaaaaaaaagatcttgatCAAGACAGTAACATGGCTGAAGTGATTTCAGGGGCTGGTCCAGCTCTGCATCCTGTCAACTCGGCTGGAGAAGCGTGGACAACAATGAAAGATAGCAGACAACATGATCTCGCAGTAGGCACGAAAGAAAAAGGTGATATCCTTTTACACTCAGAGCAAAAGAGTGGGGTGGGCTCCCACGTTTATAAATACAGAGGGGACAACATGATCACCGCTGTAGTGGCCAAAGATAACATGGAAGATGATACAGGCGGCGACCCTGAGATCACTAGTGGTGGACCTGGTGAAAAACATGTCACGGTGAAGGTTACTTCAAGATCTGGAGGAGGCTACAACCATACCGTTTCCGTCtttggcaaaaaacaaaaactcaagAGGTGTAATTTGTTCTAA